The DNA segment gtctacaaaatttccaaaagaatttCTCACTTCCCAAACTTGATTGACCCGGACTTATATCGTTCCGCAACCTCAGTAATAATGGAAAATGGTATTTCAGACAACGGCGCTAGCGACAGCAACAATGTCAATGATTTAgccttttattttcaaatcttaATGGAGGTTATTGACCACCCTGAGTTGAATTACCTACAAGAGAACCGTTTAATTTTGTTGCTAGACGTTGCATTAAATCACTTGATTCTAGTTCCTACTCATTGTTTACATTCGAGCTTAGGCGAATTGGGCTCTACTCAAAGTTTGTCGTCTACTTTAAATATCATTCAGTTCCTTTTATCGAAATTTTTAGTCAATATGGGCAGTATCACACAGTTAATCAATAAATCGAACAAGCACTGcatcaataataataataataataataataataataataataataataatagcaataataacaccaacaacaacaacaataataataacattaacaacaacagtagtaataacaataacaataacaataataatagtaacaacaacaacggcaacaacagcaacaatggtaatagtaataataataggAAGAAGGACTGGTTCCAGTCGCACCAGACTAACTACCAAATCCCCTTTTGGTTCGAAGAGTCAATTTTACCGCCAATTCCACCGATTTCTAAATCGCTATTTACTTTTGACAAAGATTTAAATCACGAATCGGATTCAATCATGATTGTTGAGGATCTATTACGTTGTTTGAACTCAACCATTCTTTTGATATCTAAACTTCTAAGAGACTATAACGATCTCAATATCAATGCATTAGCTCAATCATCAAACGATAGTAACACTGACATTAACCTAAACAACCATGTAATGATGGAAGAGTGCATGCAACTTTATTTAGTCCCGCTATTCACCTCGTTACTATTGATCCAACAATTAGAGGACCAAGATCAGGGACGAAaattaaacaaagaagaggagCTCGAGGacaaggaagaggaagaggaagaggaaagagaaaatataaatcTTATCGAGTCCTCCTCAGTAAAGAAATTGTTCTCGCaattgattttctttagcTCTTTGAAGCTGTGTGAAAATCTGATTATCaaggagaaaaatttgGCGCTATATCATTTAATCAAATTCACGGCAAAAGTTTCTCTAGATGACTTGATTTTGCAGAAAATTTCGATAAACTTATTAAaccatttatttttccatcaaaTCAGCGATGGaggtgatggtgatggtttGATCAAGAAGTTATGTTTAAAAAATCAACTTTCTTTCCAAGCCTTGAAGGATTACATCACATTGTGGAATGATGGTTCTGAGGTTTATAATCCATTCTACAAGGAACTTTTCTATGAAGAGcaaccaaaaattgaattgaTAAAGTTGACAATGTTTGACCTGATTGAATTGTTCCCTGATGACGAGCAATTTGTGATATCCACACCTCAAACCGCAATGGCCACTGATGATAATTCCATATCATTGCAACCAGTTGCACAGAAGAATGCTGAAGTTTTCACTCCACTATCAAAGTACGATGCTTATTCTTCCAACTCTTTTGTACCGTCCACGACAAACAATGCTAATTCTAATACTAATAAGCAGCAACAGCCACAAAACTCcacttcatcttcatccaaCAGGTATCTGTTCAACAAAAGCAGCCTCCTTCCACAGGAAAATACCAATAACAGTGCACAGGGACCTGGATCCATAGATGACAGTTATTCTCTTGATAACTCTTTCAATACAACGAATACCAACATGACAAGGCAACCAACCACGTTAACTAGAGCCACCGATGCGATGACCACCGCGCCCACGACACCAACCCCATACAAGAACAGTAATAGTAACAACAGTAATAGCCTATGGATGGAATCGCCAATGTCGAATTTCAAAGGTTCTATCATCAATAAAAATTCCAGCAAGAATAAAATGGTCAACACCGGTAAAAATTACATTCTTGGGGGCCACAATAAAGTTAAAAATAACAGTAGAGCTCAATCGATACATATTGACGACTTCgagaataataatgacTAGTCGTCACCTCCGAGGATAGCAAAGTATGTATGTTTGTCAAAAGCATCCACCAAAACAAAACCAAATTACCATCAGAgtataaaatatatatatatattattattattattattattattattattattattattattattattattattattattattgttattattattgttattattattattattattattattattatcattatttatATTATTACCATTATTTATTAATTATTAGTTATTAACGttcttgatttttgctCTGTTGTCTTCTCTATTAAGTCCCCGCACCTCCAAAAACTTGTCAGCGTGTCAATCCATGTGTGGAAAGGGCAATGGCAAACTTCTAATAGGCGGTAGTGTTTCCGCTTCTTGAGCCTGTTGATCCAGCCGGGAAATAGGGGTTTGTTGGATGGGCATGGCGGTATTGGCCATGTTCATTCTTGGCGACAATAACAGCGGTGTTGTACTTGACGAACTATTGGTAGCCATcgtttgattttgattttgattcGATGTATTTTGTAATTGCAACAATGAATGTTGATCTTGTTGCTGTTTTTGGATGTTTAGTAGTCTATTGTTTAGTTCTTTCTGGAAATCAGGCGATGATGACGCAGAATGCAAATGGTTTTGGTTCATTACATATTCCAAAGTATGCAGATTCGTACCGCTCGCAGATCTGCTTCGCATTGTTGTGGGTGTAGAAGTCttggattttttccttgattgCTCCTGTAAGTAGTCTTGGTCAAGATTATCAATGCTAGAGTTGGATGGATCTTTCAACCCATCGTCTTCATCCTCACCACCGGTGGTAAAATCGGAGTCTGATTCATtagaatttctttgaccaACCAACAAATCGTTCAGGCTTAATACTGAATTTGGCCTCTTCAACTGTATGGAAC comes from the Saccharomyces kudriavzevii IFO 1802 strain IFO1802 genome assembly, chromosome: 7 genome and includes:
- the VIR1 gene encoding Vir1p (similar to Saccharomyces cerevisiae YGL036W; ancestral locus Anc_4.76), which produces MQERANHAPLATAAPRISQETIDALSQAILKALQKLASVDNNHENNPADIAFMLINSFKYLPVSTTPADSFDAELEKLDIFSPLLQIAVTAANNSNIIWDLIAVLFAYISIHKQFHPLILHNLDVWNEFSADLGEGIATSANQSTDSIKFGVLSLLSIVQNFEEITPSLFEFFKLGLRSTLLKIWVPQWQKYNSKKTTSSINDEEKISDWITKDYHVDFFIATSLTSSPSLKVLPSHYFVYKISKRISHFPNLIDPDLYRSATSVIMENGISDNGASDSNNVNDLAFYFQILMEVIDHPELNYLQENRLILLLDVALNHLILVPTHCLHSSLGELGSTQSLSSTLNIIQFLLSKFLVNMGSITQLINKSNKHCINNNNNNNNNNNNNNNSNNNTNNNNNNNNINNNSSNNNNNNNNNSNNNNGNNSNNGNSNNNRKKDWFQSHQTNYQIPFWFEESILPPIPPISKSLFTFDKDLNHESDSIMIVEDLLRCLNSTILLISKLLRDYNDLNINALAQSSNDSNTDINLNNHVMMEECMQLYLVPLFTSLLLIQQLEDQDQGRKLNKEEELEDKEEEEEEERENINLIESSSVKKLFSQLIFFSSLKLCENLIIKEKNLALYHLIKFTAKVSLDDLILQKISINLLNHLFFHQISDGGDGDGLIKKLCLKNQLSFQALKDYITLWNDGSEVYNPFYKELFYEEQPKIELIKLTMFDLIELFPDDEQFVISTPQTAMATDDNSISLQPVAQKNAEVFTPLSKYDAYSSNSFVPSTTNNANSNTNKQQQPQNSTSSSSNRYLFNKSSLLPQENTNNSAQGPGSIDDSYSLDNSFNTTNTNMTRQPTTLTRATDAMTTAPTTPTPYKNSNSNNSNSLWMESPMSNFKGSIINKNSSKNKMVNTGKNYILGGHNKVKNNSRAQSIHIDDFENNND